Part of the Streptomyces europaeiscabiei genome is shown below.
CGGCCGTGCCTCGAACGGCGCGAGCACCTCCTCCACCCGCCGCACCACCGGCAGTACGGGCGCCGCGTCCGCGATCCACGTGAAGTGCAGCGCGACCGTGTCCCGGCCGTGGGCGGGGCCGATCCACTGCTCGTCGGCGGCCATCGTCCGGACCTCGCAGACCTGCAGCACCGGTGCCACGGTGTGCCGGATGCCGTCGAGCGCGTTCAGGGCGTCCACCGCGAACGAGCGCGGCAGCAGATACTCCGACTGCAGCTCGTCCCCGCTGCTCGGTGTGAACTCGGCCCGGAAGTGCGGCAGCCGCTCGTGCCAGGGACCGGCCACCCCGAACTGTTCGGTGCAGTTCACCGCCGGCATCCCCGGCACCGGATGCATCGCCTCGGTCGCGGGCTCGGCCCACGGAAAGTCCGCGTCGGACCGGTCCGGGCGCCGCTTGACCCACACCTGGTCGAAGCCGGAGTGCTGCCAGCGGGTGAAGAGACTCACGCTGTACGCCGACGCCGACACGGCCGCGAAGTCCAGCCCGGCCAGGGGGAGTTCACCGTAGACATGCTGGCTCACCTCGAAGGCCGGCTCCAGGTCGAGGGTGAGCGCGGTGACCACACCGAGGGCGCCGAGCGAGGTGACCGCCGCACCGAAGCGGTCGTCGCCGCGCGTCAGCGTCAGCGTCGTCCCGTCCGCCGTGACCAGCTCGACCTCGCGGACGGCCGCCGCGAGTGGACCGTTCCCGTCGCCCGAACCATGGGTGCCGGTGGCCACCGAGCCCGCCACGGAGATGTGCGGGAGGGAGGCCATGTTGTGCAGGGCGAGACCGTGGGCGTGCACCGTGCGGGCCAGCTCCGCGTACCGGACACCGCCCGCGACCCGTACCGTACGGGCCGCCGTGTCCACCTCGATCGCCGGCGGCAGCCCGGTCAGGGAGAGCAGGACGCCCTCGGGGCCGGGCTCCGCGATCTCGTTGAACGAGTGCCCGCTGCCCAGCACCCGCACTCTCTCGCTGCCCGCGACCAGGGTCCGCAGCGCGTCCACGGAGCGCGGCCGGTGCAGCTCCTTCGCGGTGTACGTGATGTTCCCGGCCCAGTTGGTCAGGGTCTCCGTCGTCATGCTCGGTGTCCTCCGCGATCCGCGAGCCGTAGCTGTCGCAGGCCATCCTCGCCGCCTCGTCCCGGTTCTCGTTCATTGACCCTGTCGCGAGCGCCTGCCTACCGTAGAGAACGGTTGCTGTCGCCTGCCTCCCCCAGCCGGAAGGTCCTTCCTTGCCCGCGCGTCCGCTCGCTCTGTTCGCCATGACGGCCGAGAACGTTCCGCAGGTCTTCCCGCCGGAGGTGCTGTCCCGGCTGCGCGAGACCGTGGAGATCGATCCCGCCCTGGTCGCCGGGAACTTCACCGACCCCCAGGTCCGGGAGGTGTTGGCCGAGGCCGAGGTGCTGGTCACCGGCTGGGGCTGCCCCCGCATCGACGAGGCGGTCCTGGACGCGGCGCCCAAGCTGCGGGCGGTGCTGCACTCGGCGGGCTCGGTGAAGGGGTTCGTGGCCCCCGCCGTCTGGGAGCGCGGGATCGCCGTCTCCACGGCGGCCGCCGCCAATGCCCTGCCCGTCGCCGAGTACACGCTCGCCATGGTCCTGCTCGCCGGCAAGGACATCCTCGGCCGCCGCGAACGCCTGCGGACCGAGCGGGTCTCGCCGGGCTGGGGGTTCGTCCCCGGCATCGGCAACCACGGCCGCCGCGTCGGCGTCATCGGCGCCTCCCGCATCGGCCGCCGGGTCATCGAACTGCTGCGCCCCTTCGACCTGCGGGTGAGCCTCACCGACCCCTACGTCGACGAGGCCGGGGCCGCCGCCCTCGGCGTACCCCTGCTGCCGCTCGACGACCTGCTGCGCACCTGCGACATCGTCACCGTGCACGCCCCGGACACCCCCGAGACCCACCGGCTCATCGACCGCCGCGCACTCGCCCTGATGCCCGACGGGGCGGTCCTCGTGAACACCGCGCGCGGCGCTCTCGTCGACCACGACGCGCTCATCGACGAGCTGCGCGCCGGGCGGCTCTCCGCGATCCTCGACGTCACCGACCCCGAGCCGCTGCCCGCCGACTCCCCGCTCCTCGACCTGCCGAACGCCTTCGTCACCCCCCACCTCGCCGGCTCCCAGGGCAACGAGGTCGCCCGCCTCGGCCTCGCGGTCACCCAGGAGGCCGAACGGCTCGTCGCCGGACGCGAGCTGGCGCACGCGCTCGACCGGGCGGCGCTGGAACGCATGGCGTGATCACCGAGCCGAGGGCGGACGCGGACGACCCGGATGCGCCTCGGCGTCCGCGGACATGCTGGGACAGGCGACGTTGTGGAGTGCCGGACACCGCCTCGCCTGTCTGCCGCCCAGCGGGGTGGGATGAGGGGGTGGGGGTCAGGTGTAGGCGGGGCATGCCCACAGTCGGCTGCGTCACGCGGCGCGTCGACGAAGCAGTGCCATGAAGCGCCATCGACGGAGCAGTGCCATGAAGCGCATCGACGAAGAACCGCCACGCGGCCTTCGTCGCCGGGCCGGCCGAGCCGGGCCGGCCGAGCCGAGCCGGGCCGGCCGAGCCGAGCCGGGCTGAGCCGGGCTGAGCCGAGCCGGGCCACTGACTCCCGGCGGGCCCTCGGTGGCGGCACCGCGACGCACATGAACAGCCTCGCTCCTCAACGCCCCGCCTGCTCGCTCCTCCACACCGTGGCCTGCCCGCTGCTCCGTCCCCACGACCCGCACGACGGGCGGTGAGGGCCGTCGAGCGCCCCGCCGAGGGCCCCGCTCCCACCTCCGCGCGGGCGGAGGCATACCGTGAGGAGGCGAACAACGACGACGGACGACCTCTTACGTGACGTCGGGAGCGAGGAGAACGGGATGGGCAGCCGCACCGCACTGGTGGAGGACCTGATGGAGAGGTTCCCGCACGTGCCACGGGAAGCCGTCTTCAAGGAGGACCTGCTCAGGGGTGGTGTGGCCTTCGACGCCTCCGCGCTGAGCGACAACGAGAAGGGCGACGTCAAGCCGAAGTCGTACTTCATCTTCTCCTTCGACCACGGCACCCTGCCCGAGCTGGGCGAGGCCGCCCTGCGCCGCCCGCCGGAGGAGATCATCCTCACCGGCGGCCCGTACGACCTGCGGCGCACGGTCGTCTCCGTACGGGTCAACCCGTCCTCGCCCTACCGGGTGGCGTCCGACGAGGAAGGCCTGCTCGGCCTCTACCTCGACGGCCGACGCATCGCGGACGTCGGCGTCCCGCCCATGCCGGAGTACTACCGGCACACCCTCTCCAACGGGAAGTCCGTGATGGAGGTGGCCCCGACCATCCAGTGGGGTTACCTGATCTACCTCACCGTCTTCCGCGTCTGCCAGTACTTCGGCGCGAAGGAGGAGTGCCAGTACTGCGACATCAACCACAACTGGCGCCAGCACAAGGCGGCGGGCCGGCCGTACACGGGTGTGAAGGACGTCGACGAGGTCCTCGAAGCGCTGGAGATCATCGACCGGTACGACACGGCGAAGACGTCCACCGCGTACACGCTCACCGGCGGCGCCATCACCAAGACGGTCTCGGGCCGTGACGAGGCCGACTTCTACGGCCACTACGCCAAGGCCATCGAGGAGCGCTTCCCGGACCGCTGGATCGGCAAGGTCGTCGCCCAGGCGCTGCCCCTTGACGACGTCAAGCGCTTCCACGACTACGGCGTGAAGATCTACCACCCCAACTACGAGGTGTGGGACGAGTACCTGTTCAAGATGTACTGCCCCGGTAAGGAGCGTTACGTCGGCCGCGACGAGTGGCACAAGCGCATCCTGGACTCGGCGGGTGTCTTCGGCGCGCGCAATGTGATCCCCAACTTCGTGGCGGGCGTGGAGATGGCCGAGCCGTTCGGGTTCACCACGGTCGACGAGGCCATCGCGTCGACCACCGAGGGCCTGCGTTTCTTCATGTCGCACGGCATCACGCCCCGTTTCACGACCTGGTGCCCGGAGCCCACGACCCCGCTCGGCAAGGCCAACCCGCAGGGCGCGCCGCTGGAATACCACATCCGGCTGCTGCAGGCCTACCGCGCCACGATGGACGAGTTCGGGCTGTCGTCGCCGCCCGGGTACGGTCCGCCCGGACCCGGCAACGCCGTCTTCTCCGTCAGCTCCTTCATGGACAGCCTCCCGGCCGTCGAGGAGACCGCCTCGGAGACCGGCACGGAGAGTGCCGAAGAGGTTTCCGCTCAGTAACTCCTGTGGCGGTTGAGTCGATCGGGGTCGGCGTACGTACAACTCCACAAGCGTGACCACTGGTAGCCGCGTTGCGAGACGCGGCTTGTCAGTTGTGTGGGAACCGTGAAAAGCTCTGGGGCGTTCGCAAGGTGGTCCCCCCAACTCCCCTGAAACAAAGGGCAGTTGACCACTTTTGCGAACTTCCCCCCTCGCTCTGTGGATGCAGGAGACCCATGCCTGACCTGCCGAAGCCCCAGGACGCCGCCGAGGCCGCG
Proteins encoded:
- a CDS encoding FAD-binding protein, translating into MTTETLTNWAGNITYTAKELHRPRSVDALRTLVAGSERVRVLGSGHSFNEIAEPGPEGVLLSLTGLPPAIEVDTAARTVRVAGGVRYAELARTVHAHGLALHNMASLPHISVAGSVATGTHGSGDGNGPLAAAVREVELVTADGTTLTLTRGDDRFGAAVTSLGALGVVTALTLDLEPAFEVSQHVYGELPLAGLDFAAVSASAYSVSLFTRWQHSGFDQVWVKRRPDRSDADFPWAEPATEAMHPVPGMPAVNCTEQFGVAGPWHERLPHFRAEFTPSSGDELQSEYLLPRSFAVDALNALDGIRHTVAPVLQVCEVRTMAADEQWIGPAHGRDTVALHFTWIADAAPVLPVVRRVEEVLAPFEARPHWGKVFTVPAAELGRLYPRLGDFRRVADGLDPAGKFRNTFVRDALGA
- a CDS encoding hydroxyacid dehydrogenase gives rise to the protein MPARPLALFAMTAENVPQVFPPEVLSRLRETVEIDPALVAGNFTDPQVREVLAEAEVLVTGWGCPRIDEAVLDAAPKLRAVLHSAGSVKGFVAPAVWERGIAVSTAAAANALPVAEYTLAMVLLAGKDILGRRERLRTERVSPGWGFVPGIGNHGRRVGVIGASRIGRRVIELLRPFDLRVSLTDPYVDEAGAAALGVPLLPLDDLLRTCDIVTVHAPDTPETHRLIDRRALALMPDGAVLVNTARGALVDHDALIDELRAGRLSAILDVTDPEPLPADSPLLDLPNAFVTPHLAGSQGNEVARLGLAVTQEAERLVAGRELAHALDRAALERMA
- a CDS encoding radical SAM protein, whose amino-acid sequence is MGSRTALVEDLMERFPHVPREAVFKEDLLRGGVAFDASALSDNEKGDVKPKSYFIFSFDHGTLPELGEAALRRPPEEIILTGGPYDLRRTVVSVRVNPSSPYRVASDEEGLLGLYLDGRRIADVGVPPMPEYYRHTLSNGKSVMEVAPTIQWGYLIYLTVFRVCQYFGAKEECQYCDINHNWRQHKAAGRPYTGVKDVDEVLEALEIIDRYDTAKTSTAYTLTGGAITKTVSGRDEADFYGHYAKAIEERFPDRWIGKVVAQALPLDDVKRFHDYGVKIYHPNYEVWDEYLFKMYCPGKERYVGRDEWHKRILDSAGVFGARNVIPNFVAGVEMAEPFGFTTVDEAIASTTEGLRFFMSHGITPRFTTWCPEPTTPLGKANPQGAPLEYHIRLLQAYRATMDEFGLSSPPGYGPPGPGNAVFSVSSFMDSLPAVEETASETGTESAEEVSAQ